A region from the Candidatus Tanganyikabacteria bacterium genome encodes:
- a CDS encoding helix-turn-helix domain-containing protein produces the protein MRLLKIPEVAERLAVTVARAYDLARAGVIPVVRLGREIRVDPEALDAWIAAGGAALSGPGGWRRARN, from the coding sequence GTGCGGTTGTTGAAGATCCCCGAGGTAGCGGAAAGGCTCGCTGTCACGGTTGCCCGTGCTTACGACTTGGCGAGGGCCGGCGTGATCCCCGTCGTGCGGCTCGGCCGAGAGATCCGGGTCGATCCCGAGGCCCTTGACGCCTGGATCGCGGCCGGCGGCGCCGCGCTCTCCGGCCCCGGCGGATGGCGGAGGGCGCGGAATTGA